A window of the Bacteroides thetaiotaomicron VPI-5482 genome harbors these coding sequences:
- a CDS encoding ABC transporter permease, protein MIKLYFKQAFHLLKENKLLSSISIIGTALAIAMIMVIVITLRATIAPFAPESYRDRMLIFRYAGFQYKTNENWQSNGPVSYKTAKACFKEMAAPEAVTITSSFSETMLAAKPAGEKVSCSVLQVDDDFWKVFKFDFLSGYPFDKATFDAGATKAVISEDIARQLFGTSDVVGKTFLLNHSAYMICGVVRPVSKLARYAYAQIWIPLSSTDAFTASWGEYGIMGMVSVYILAKSQDDFPAIRMEAERLRDRYMEGYPDYELLYRDQPDTYFVAAQRYSANNPPAVKQAVRQYIITLIILLIVPAVNLSGLTLSRMRKRLSEIGVRKAFGAPRRELMIQVLSENMLYSLLGGVLGLILSYGATFFLGSMLFSIDFMGNGVTDLRTMCMDLLFDPVVFLLAFFACFALNLLSAAIPAWRVTRTNIVDAINER, encoded by the coding sequence ATGATAAAACTCTATTTCAAACAAGCATTTCACCTGTTGAAGGAGAATAAGTTACTTTCTTCTATCTCTATCATAGGTACGGCATTGGCTATTGCTATGATTATGGTGATTGTGATCACATTGCGTGCTACTATTGCACCCTTTGCTCCGGAAAGCTATCGTGACCGTATGTTGATTTTCAGGTATGCGGGATTTCAGTATAAAACAAACGAGAACTGGCAGAGTAACGGACCTGTTTCTTATAAGACAGCGAAAGCCTGTTTTAAAGAAATGGCTGCCCCTGAAGCAGTTACTATAACCAGCAGTTTCTCGGAAACGATGCTGGCTGCCAAGCCAGCGGGAGAGAAGGTTAGTTGCAGTGTATTGCAGGTGGATGATGATTTCTGGAAAGTATTTAAGTTCGATTTCCTTTCGGGATATCCGTTTGATAAGGCTACTTTTGATGCCGGTGCAACCAAAGCAGTAATATCTGAGGATATAGCCCGGCAATTGTTCGGAACATCGGATGTAGTCGGAAAAACATTCCTTTTAAATCACTCCGCTTATATGATTTGTGGAGTTGTGCGTCCCGTATCCAAACTGGCACGGTATGCTTATGCCCAGATTTGGATTCCTTTAAGTTCAACAGATGCGTTTACCGCCAGTTGGGGTGAATATGGAATTATGGGAATGGTGAGTGTCTACATTCTGGCTAAATCTCAGGATGACTTTCCGGCAATCCGTATGGAAGCTGAACGTCTCAGGGACAGATATATGGAAGGTTATCCGGATTATGAATTGCTCTATCGTGACCAGCCGGATACTTATTTTGTGGCGGCGCAACGATATTCAGCCAATAATCCTCCGGCTGTGAAGCAGGCTGTCCGTCAGTATATAATAACGTTAATCATTCTGTTGATCGTACCTGCTGTCAACCTTTCCGGACTGACATTGTCGCGTATGCGCAAACGCCTTTCTGAAATCGGTGTTCGAAAAGCTTTCGGTGCGCCCAGACGCGAACTGATGATACAGGTACTTTCTGAGAATATGCTTTATTCACTGTTGGGTGGAGTGCTCGGATTAATTCTGAGTTATGGCGCAACTTTCTTTTTGGGAAGTATGCTGTTTTCCATTGACTTTATGGGTAATGGTGTGACGGATTTGCGGACCATGTGTATGGATCTGCTGTTTGACCCGGTTGTGTTCTTGCTCGCATTTTTTGCCTGCTTTGCACTTAATTTATTGAGTGCTGCTATTCCGGCATGGAGAGTGACACGGACAAATATTGTGGATGCCATCAATGAGAGATAA
- a CDS encoding GIN domain-containing protein, giving the protein MTKNIFITAVAVLLSVALCPLWAQNVSEDCKVGEFSAINLRSVGNIIFTQSDTYSCRMEGPFEYVDKTKVTVKGETLVIEYKQKNVKNVKNLTFYITAPDLKSVKIDGVGNFNAKETLKLKNVTFKLDGVGNCEVKKLHCDELELMVDGVGNMNVNVNCNTVKAKVDGVGNIKLSGKADRASLKRDGVGRINHKGLKCPDVSTKGWGF; this is encoded by the coding sequence ATGACAAAGAATATTTTTATAACTGCTGTTGCGGTATTATTAAGTGTAGCCCTTTGCCCGCTTTGGGCACAAAATGTGAGTGAAGATTGTAAAGTAGGCGAATTTTCCGCTATCAATCTGCGGTCGGTAGGTAACATTATTTTCACTCAGTCCGATACTTATTCCTGTCGGATGGAAGGTCCTTTTGAATATGTCGATAAAACAAAAGTAACGGTAAAAGGAGAAACATTGGTTATCGAATATAAGCAGAAGAATGTAAAAAACGTTAAGAACCTGACGTTCTATATCACAGCCCCTGATTTGAAGAGTGTAAAGATCGATGGTGTCGGCAACTTCAATGCTAAAGAAACCCTGAAACTGAAAAATGTAACTTTCAAACTCGATGGAGTGGGAAACTGTGAGGTGAAAAAGCTCCATTGTGATGAGTTGGAATTAATGGTAGACGGGGTAGGGAATATGAATGTCAATGTAAACTGCAATACTGTGAAAGCCAAAGTGGATGGAGTCGGAAATATCAAATTGTCCGGCAAGGCAGACAGAGCTTCTCTGAAGCGTGACGGAGTAGGCAGAATCAATCATAAAGGCCTGAAATGCCCGGATGTGAGCACGAAAGGCTGGGGATTCTGA
- a CDS encoding ABC transporter ATP-binding protein, which produces MITLTSLSKIYRTDEIETVALENVNLTVDRGEFLSIMGPSGCGKSTLLNIMGLLDAPTTGTVEINGTHTEGMKDKQLAAFRNKTLGFVFQSFHLINSLNVMDNVELPLLYRRIGSGERKRLAKEVLEKVGLSHRMNHFPTQLSGGQCQRVTIARAIIGHPEIILADEPTGNLDSKMGAEVMELLHRLNKEDGRTIVMVTHNEEQAKQTSRTIRFFDGRQVQ; this is translated from the coding sequence ATGATAACATTGACTTCTCTCTCTAAGATTTACCGTACGGACGAGATTGAAACGGTAGCACTGGAAAACGTGAATCTGACCGTAGACCGCGGAGAATTTCTAAGCATTATGGGGCCGTCCGGATGTGGCAAATCTACTTTGTTGAATATTATGGGACTGCTTGATGCACCCACAACAGGAACTGTTGAAATTAACGGTACGCACACTGAGGGAATGAAAGATAAGCAACTGGCGGCTTTCCGTAACAAAACACTGGGCTTTGTATTCCAGTCTTTCCATCTGATTAATTCACTCAATGTGATGGATAACGTTGAGTTACCGTTACTCTATCGTCGTATCGGCAGCGGTGAACGCAAGCGTTTGGCGAAGGAGGTACTGGAAAAAGTCGGATTGAGTCATCGTATGAATCACTTTCCGACACAGCTTTCCGGTGGTCAGTGTCAGCGTGTGACCATAGCGCGTGCAATTATCGGTCATCCGGAGATAATTCTGGCCGATGAACCTACCGGTAATCTGGATTCTAAGATGGGTGCCGAAGTCATGGAACTTCTCCATCGGCTGAATAAGGAAGACGGCCGAACTATCGTTATGGTGACGCATAATGAAGAACAGGCGAAACAGACTTCAAGAACTATCCGTTTCTTCGATGGCCGTCAGGTACAGTAA
- a CDS encoding efflux RND transporter periplasmic adaptor subunit, which yields MDREIPKEVRNKERNKKIIRYSSIGVAGIVVIGVLISVMRTGVEKKDLVLSTVDKGMIEVSVSASGKVVPAFEEIINSPINSRIVEVYRKGGDSVEIGTPILKLDLQSTETEYKKLLDEEQMRCYKLDQLRVNNQTKLSDMAMQIKVSAMKLSRMKVELRNEHYLDSLGAGTTDKVRQAELSYNVAQLEYEQLQQQYKNEKEVAAAELKVQELDFNIFRKSLAEMKRTLDDAQIRSPRKAILTYINNQIGAQISQGGQVAIISDLSHFKVEGEIADTYGDRVAAGGKAVVKIGNDKLEGTVSSVTPLSKNGVISFTVQLKDDNNHRLRSGLKTDVYVMNAVKEDVMRMANASFYVGRGEYDLFVRTSDDELVKRKVQLGDSNFEYVEVVSGLQPGDVVVVSDMSSYKNKNKLKMR from the coding sequence ATGGACAGAGAAATACCCAAAGAAGTGCGTAACAAAGAACGCAATAAAAAGATCATCCGTTATTCATCGATAGGAGTGGCCGGTATAGTTGTTATCGGTGTACTTATATCTGTCATGCGGACAGGAGTGGAAAAGAAGGATCTGGTACTTTCTACAGTTGATAAGGGAATGATTGAAGTTAGTGTCAGCGCCTCCGGTAAGGTAGTCCCTGCATTTGAAGAAATCATCAATTCTCCCATTAACAGTCGTATCGTTGAGGTATACAGAAAAGGAGGGGATAGTGTGGAAATCGGCACTCCGATTCTGAAACTCGACCTTCAGAGCACGGAAACGGAATATAAAAAACTGCTTGACGAAGAACAGATGCGCTGCTATAAGCTGGATCAGCTTCGCGTCAATAATCAGACGAAACTTTCCGATATGGCGATGCAGATTAAGGTCTCTGCCATGAAATTGAGCCGCATGAAAGTGGAACTTCGGAACGAACACTATCTGGACAGTCTGGGAGCGGGAACAACAGATAAAGTGCGTCAGGCAGAATTGAGCTATAACGTAGCACAACTGGAATACGAACAGCTCCAACAACAATATAAGAACGAAAAAGAAGTAGCGGCTGCCGAACTGAAAGTGCAGGAACTGGATTTCAATATCTTCCGTAAAAGTCTTGCCGAAATGAAGCGTACACTGGACGATGCCCAGATTCGGTCTCCGCGTAAAGCGATTCTTACCTACATTAATAATCAGATCGGTGCTCAGATTTCGCAAGGCGGACAGGTGGCCATCATCTCAGACTTAAGCCATTTTAAAGTAGAAGGTGAAATAGCCGATACCTACGGTGACCGGGTAGCTGCCGGAGGGAAAGCGGTTGTGAAGATAGGCAATGACAAACTGGAAGGAACGGTCAGCAGTGTGACACCCCTGTCTAAAAACGGAGTCATTTCTTTTACAGTGCAGTTGAAAGACGATAATAACCACCGTTTACGTTCGGGACTGAAAACGGACGTTTATGTGATGAATGCCGTAAAGGAAGATGTGATGCGGATGGCAAACGCTTCTTTCTATGTGGGACGTGGTGAGTATGATCTTTTTGTCCGGACATCTGATGACGAACTGGTGAAACGTAAAGTACAGCTGGGCGATTCCAACTTTGAATATGTGGAAGTGGTGAGTGGCTTACAACCGGGAGATGTAGTGGTAGTCAGTGATATGAGCTCTTATAAGAACAAGAATAAGCTGAAAATGAGATAA
- a CDS encoding NAD(P)/FAD-dependent oxidoreductase, with protein sequence MSLNIAKDSKKRVVIVGGGFGGLKLANKLKKSGFQVVLIDKNNYHQFPPLIYQVASAGMEPTSISFPFRKIFQHRKDFYFRMAEVRAVFPEKNMIQTSIGKAEYDYLVLAAGTTTNFFGNKHIEEEAMPMKNVSEAMGLRNALLANLERAVTCSNKQEQQELLNIVVVGGGATGVEVAGVLSEMKKFVLPNDYPDMPSSLMHIYLIEAGSRLLAGMSEDSSSHAEQFLREMGVNILLNKRVTDYRDHKVTLEDGSEIATRTFIWVSGVTGVSFGNMNTSVIGRGGRIKVDAFNRVEGTNNVFAIGDLCILSGDEDYPNGHPQLAQVAIQQGELLAKNLIRLEKGKEMKPFHYRNLGSMATVGRNRAVAEFSKVKMQGWFAWVMWLVVHLRSILGVRNKVVVLLNWVWNYFTYDQSMRMIVYARKAKEIRDREAIEATTHWGKDLMQEPQPAKQEPQPNSKEIV encoded by the coding sequence ATGAGTCTAAATATTGCAAAGGACAGTAAGAAACGGGTCGTCATTGTAGGCGGTGGTTTCGGTGGCTTGAAGTTGGCTAATAAGCTGAAAAAATCAGGCTTTCAAGTTGTGTTGATAGATAAGAACAACTATCATCAGTTCCCTCCGTTAATTTATCAGGTGGCCTCGGCAGGTATGGAACCGACTTCCATTTCCTTCCCTTTCCGCAAGATATTCCAGCATCGGAAAGATTTTTATTTCCGTATGGCGGAAGTACGTGCTGTTTTCCCCGAAAAGAACATGATACAGACTTCCATAGGGAAGGCGGAATACGACTATCTGGTTCTTGCCGCAGGTACGACGACCAATTTCTTCGGTAATAAACATATCGAAGAGGAGGCCATGCCAATGAAAAACGTGTCCGAAGCTATGGGGCTCAGAAATGCGCTTCTCGCCAACTTGGAGCGTGCTGTGACCTGCTCCAACAAACAAGAACAGCAGGAGTTGCTGAATATCGTTGTCGTAGGTGGTGGTGCCACGGGAGTGGAAGTGGCGGGAGTACTTTCGGAAATGAAGAAATTTGTATTGCCGAATGATTATCCCGATATGCCCAGTAGTCTGATGCATATTTATCTGATAGAAGCGGGTTCGCGGCTACTTGCCGGAATGTCCGAAGACTCATCTAGTCATGCAGAACAGTTCCTCCGTGAAATGGGAGTCAACATTCTTTTAAATAAGCGTGTCACGGATTACCGTGACCATAAGGTGACACTTGAAGACGGCAGTGAGATTGCTACCCGTACTTTTATTTGGGTAAGTGGAGTGACCGGAGTTTCTTTTGGGAATATGAATACGTCCGTAATCGGTCGTGGAGGCCGTATCAAAGTAGATGCCTTCAATCGGGTAGAAGGAACGAATAATGTATTTGCCATTGGTGACTTATGTATTCTTTCCGGTGACGAAGATTATCCGAACGGACATCCTCAACTGGCACAAGTTGCCATCCAACAAGGGGAATTGCTGGCAAAGAATCTGATCCGCCTGGAAAAAGGAAAAGAGATGAAGCCTTTTCATTATCGTAACTTGGGGTCGATGGCGACTGTCGGGCGTAATCGTGCCGTGGCGGAATTCAGCAAGGTGAAGATGCAGGGATGGTTTGCCTGGGTAATGTGGCTGGTAGTACATCTGCGCTCTATTCTGGGAGTACGCAATAAAGTAGTGGTGTTGTTGAACTGGGTATGGAATTACTTCACCTATGATCAGTCCATGAGAATGATTGTCTATGCCCGCAAGGCGAAAGAGATCCGTGACCGGGAAGCAATTGAGGCAACTACCCATTGGGGGAAAGACCTCATGCAGGAGCCGCAACCGGCCAAACAAGAACCGCAACCAAACTCAAAAGAAATAGTATAG
- a CDS encoding glucosaminidase domain-containing protein → MENKLYRLVFLTAIIFFAVGVQAQRRNARYVEYINKYSDLAVEQMKLHKIPASITLAQGLLESGAGNSQLARKSNNHFGIKCGGSWRGRSVRHDDDARNECFRAYKHPRESYEDHSDFLKRGARYAFLFKLDITDYKGWARGLKKAGYATDPSYANRLITIIEDYDLYKYDSKGVYSERKLRKNPWLLSPHPVYIANDIAYIVARSGDTFKDLGKEFDISWKKLVKYNDLQRDYTLVNGDIIYLKSKKKKASKPHTVYIVKDGDSMHAISQKYGIRLKNLYKMNRKDGEYIPEVGDRLRLR, encoded by the coding sequence ATGGAGAACAAATTGTATAGACTAGTCTTTCTAACTGCCATTATCTTCTTTGCCGTAGGAGTACAGGCACAAAGACGGAATGCACGTTATGTAGAATATATAAATAAGTATAGTGACTTGGCTGTGGAGCAGATGAAGCTTCACAAAATTCCCGCAAGCATCACTCTGGCACAGGGATTGCTTGAAAGCGGAGCCGGAAACAGCCAGTTGGCACGCAAGAGTAATAATCACTTCGGTATTAAGTGTGGCGGCAGTTGGCGCGGACGTTCGGTACGTCATGACGACGATGCCCGCAATGAATGCTTCCGTGCCTACAAGCATCCCCGCGAATCGTACGAAGACCATTCCGACTTTCTGAAAAGAGGTGCCCGTTATGCCTTCCTTTTCAAACTCGATATCACCGATTACAAAGGATGGGCACGCGGATTGAAAAAGGCAGGATACGCCACAGACCCTTCCTATGCCAATCGACTGATTACGATTATCGAAGATTACGACCTGTATAAATATGACAGCAAAGGTGTCTACTCGGAACGCAAGTTGCGAAAGAACCCGTGGCTGCTGAGTCCGCATCCGGTGTATATCGCCAATGATATCGCCTATATCGTAGCCCGTAGTGGGGATACTTTCAAGGATTTAGGTAAGGAATTTGATATCAGCTGGAAGAAGTTGGTGAAGTATAACGACTTGCAGCGTGATTATACTTTGGTGAACGGAGATATTATCTATCTGAAGAGTAAAAAGAAGAAAGCATCCAAGCCTCATACTGTATATATTGTGAAAGACGGCGATTCTATGCATGCCATCTCGCAGAAATATGGTATCCGTCTCAAGAATCTGTACAAGATGAATCGTAAGGACGGAGAATATATTCCGGAGGTAGGAGATCGTTTGCGTCTGCGTTAG
- the cdd gene encoding cytidine deaminase, whose translation MKDLTITAIIKVYQYDELNEADRSLMKTAMEATARSYAPYSHFSVGAAALLNNGTIVTGTNQENAAYPSGLCAERTTLFYANSQYPDQPVNTLAIAARTEKDFIETPIPPCGACRQVILETEKRYGQPIRILLYGRECIYEVKSIGDLLPLSFDASAMEE comes from the coding sequence ATGAAGGACCTCACAATTACCGCTATAATCAAAGTATATCAATACGATGAACTGAACGAAGCTGACCGGTCATTAATGAAAACAGCCATGGAAGCAACCGCCCGCAGTTATGCTCCTTATTCGCATTTCTCGGTAGGCGCCGCCGCACTGCTGAACAACGGAACCATTGTGACGGGAACCAATCAGGAGAACGCAGCTTACCCGTCGGGACTTTGTGCGGAACGTACTACCCTGTTCTATGCCAACTCGCAGTATCCCGACCAACCGGTAAATACTCTCGCTATCGCAGCAAGAACCGAAAAGGACTTTATAGAAACTCCTATTCCTCCTTGTGGCGCCTGCCGCCAAGTGATTCTGGAAACGGAAAAACGATACGGCCAGCCTATCCGCATTCTGCTATACGGCAGAGAATGTATCTACGAAGTAAAAAGTATCGGCGATTTACTACCGCTGTCATTTGACGCATCAGCCATGGAGGAATAA
- a CDS encoding AraC family transcriptional regulator, whose translation MLQQYHTKLKGTLALTDSYLTEKALQKEKGLYKFIWVRQGSITVEIDHQEMVLSKDDVISLTHLQHLEFKSIDGEYMTLLFNSNFYCIYGNDHEVSCSGFLFNGSSHLVRFTLNEEERRQLDQITEAMENEFTVSDSLQEEMLRILLKRFIIQCTRIARQRLDITREKESGFEIVRQYYNLVDEHYRTKKQVQDYADMLHKSPKTLSNIFSTCKLPSPLRVIHERVEAEAKRLLLYSNKSAKEIADILGFEDQASFSRFFKNMTGQSAVQFRNTEVGKN comes from the coding sequence ATGTTACAACAGTATCACACCAAACTAAAAGGAACACTCGCTCTCACAGATTCTTATCTGACAGAGAAAGCTTTGCAAAAAGAAAAAGGACTCTATAAGTTTATATGGGTCCGCCAAGGAAGCATTACAGTAGAAATCGACCATCAGGAGATGGTACTTTCAAAAGATGACGTTATCTCACTGACTCATCTGCAGCATCTTGAATTTAAGTCCATAGATGGTGAATATATGACTTTGCTGTTCAACAGCAACTTCTATTGTATCTATGGAAACGACCACGAAGTGTCGTGCAGCGGCTTCCTTTTCAACGGCTCGTCCCACCTTGTCCGCTTTACACTGAACGAAGAAGAACGCCGGCAACTGGACCAGATTACCGAAGCCATGGAAAACGAGTTCACCGTTTCCGACAGCCTGCAGGAAGAAATGCTGCGTATCCTGCTGAAGCGTTTCATCATCCAATGCACCCGAATCGCCCGTCAGCGACTGGATATCACGCGCGAAAAGGAATCCGGCTTCGAGATTGTCCGCCAATACTACAACCTAGTAGACGAGCATTACCGGACCAAAAAGCAGGTACAGGACTATGCCGATATGCTTCACAAGTCACCGAAGACACTTTCGAACATATTCTCAACATGTAAACTGCCTTCTCCGCTAAGGGTCATCCACGAACGGGTGGAAGCGGAAGCCAAACGCCTCCTGCTCTACAGCAATAAGAGCGCGAAAGAAATTGCCGATATCCTGGGATTTGAAGACCAGGCTTCTTTCAGCCGTTTTTTCAAAAACATGACAGGACAGAGTGCCGTACAGTTCAGAAATACGGAAGTTGGGAAGAATTGA
- a CDS encoding DUF417 family protein, which produces MKEKFIALLTFTSSLKNFGIKFIRVAILVVFVWIGGLKYFHYEADGIVPFVANSPFMSFFYAKDAPEYKDHKNPEGAFVPENRAWHEANRTYTFSYGLGALIMSIGILVFLGIFFPKVALVGDTLAIIMTLGTLSFLVTTPEVWVPNLGGDEFGFPLLSGAGRLVIKDIVILAGAVVLLSDSSQRVLKTLKKS; this is translated from the coding sequence ATGAAAGAGAAATTTATTGCTTTGCTTACCTTCACTTCCAGCTTGAAGAATTTCGGAATTAAGTTTATCCGTGTAGCTATCTTAGTCGTATTCGTATGGATCGGTGGACTGAAATATTTCCACTACGAAGCCGACGGAATTGTTCCTTTTGTAGCCAACAGTCCCTTCATGAGCTTCTTCTATGCGAAAGATGCTCCTGAATACAAAGACCACAAAAATCCGGAAGGAGCCTTCGTTCCGGAAAACCGCGCCTGGCACGAAGCCAATCGCACTTATACTTTCTCCTATGGATTAGGAGCGCTCATCATGAGTATCGGTATTCTGGTATTCCTGGGCATTTTCTTCCCGAAAGTAGCGCTGGTAGGTGATACGCTCGCCATCATTATGACGTTGGGTACACTATCCTTCCTTGTCACCACGCCCGAAGTCTGGGTTCCGAATCTGGGTGGAGATGAATTTGGCTTCCCGCTATTGTCCGGTGCCGGAAGACTGGTTATCAAAGATATCGTTATTCTCGCAGGAGCCGTAGTGCTTCTTTCAGACTCGTCACAACGCGTACTCAAAACACTGAAAAAAAGCTGA
- a CDS encoding FAD-dependent oxidoreductase, with product MKQYDAIIIGFGKAGKTLAAELSNRGWQVAVVEQSDEMYGGACPNVACIPTKTLIHESEISTLLYHNDFDKQSNMYRQAIARKNKLTSFLRENNYEKLSKRPNVTIYTGKGSLVSANTVKVALPEEEIELQGKEIFINTGSTPIIPSIEGIQQSRNVYTSTTLLELDILPKHLIIVGGGYIGLEFASMYAGFGSKVTLLEAGNRFMPRNDSDIAKSVREVMEKKGVEIRLNVRTQSIHDTHDGVTLTYSDTSDGTPYFVDGDAILIATGRKPMIEGLNLQAAGVEVDAHGAIVVNDQLHTNAPHIWAMGDVKGGAQFTYVSLDDFRIIRDQLFGDKKRDINDRDPLPYAVFIDPPLAHIGITEEEALRKGYSFKVSRLPATSVVRSRTLQQTDGMLKAIINSHSGKIMGCTMFCTDAPELINMVAMAMKTGQTSTFLRDFIFTHPSMSEGLNQLFDV from the coding sequence ATGAAACAATATGATGCAATTATTATAGGGTTCGGCAAGGCAGGAAAAACACTGGCTGCCGAACTTTCCAACAGAGGATGGCAGGTCGCTGTCGTCGAACAGTCCGATGAAATGTACGGAGGGGCTTGCCCTAACGTAGCCTGTATACCAACCAAAACTTTGATTCACGAATCAGAGATTTCCACCCTGCTTTATCACAATGATTTTGATAAGCAGAGTAACATGTATAGGCAGGCGATTGCCAGAAAAAACAAACTTACCTCTTTTTTAAGAGAAAATAACTACGAGAAATTAAGCAAACGCCCTAATGTGACTATTTACACAGGTAAAGGGTCTCTCGTTTCAGCCAATACGGTGAAGGTTGCTCTTCCCGAAGAAGAAATCGAACTGCAGGGAAAAGAGATTTTTATCAATACCGGCTCTACACCTATTATTCCCAGTATAGAGGGTATTCAGCAAAGTCGAAATGTGTACACCAGTACCACTCTTCTGGAATTGGATATTCTGCCAAAGCACCTGATTATTGTAGGCGGAGGCTATATCGGACTGGAGTTTGCTTCGATGTACGCCGGCTTCGGAAGTAAAGTGACTCTTCTCGAAGCAGGAAACAGATTCATGCCCCGCAATGATTCGGATATTGCGAAAAGCGTTCGGGAAGTGATGGAGAAGAAAGGAGTCGAGATTCGTCTGAATGTCCGTACTCAATCGATCCATGATACGCACGACGGGGTAACTCTGACTTATTCGGATACTTCGGACGGCACTCCTTACTTTGTAGACGGTGATGCGATCCTTATTGCCACAGGCCGCAAACCAATGATTGAAGGACTGAACCTGCAAGCAGCCGGTGTAGAAGTCGATGCGCACGGGGCAATTGTAGTCAATGACCAATTACATACCAATGCCCCTCATATATGGGCAATGGGAGATGTAAAAGGAGGAGCGCAATTTACCTATGTCTCACTGGATGATTTTCGTATTATCCGGGATCAGCTTTTCGGGGACAAGAAACGTGACATCAACGACAGGGATCCTCTGCCTTATGCTGTATTTATCGATCCGCCATTGGCACATATCGGAATTACGGAAGAGGAGGCACTGAGAAAAGGGTATTCTTTTAAAGTCTCCCGACTGCCGGCAACCTCCGTTGTCCGTTCGCGTACCTTGCAACAGACTGATGGGATGCTAAAGGCTATTATCAATAGCCATAGCGGTAAGATTATGGGATGTACCATGTTCTGTACCGATGCTCCGGAACTGATCAATATGGTTGCAATGGCTATGAAGACGGGACAGACTTCTACGTTCCTGCGTGACTTCATCTTCACACATCCGAGTATGAGCGAGGGGTTGAATCAATTATTTGACGTATAA